A window of the Syntrophothermus lipocalidus DSM 12680 genome harbors these coding sequences:
- a CDS encoding vacuolar-type H+-ATPase H: protein MELWDILDEMEEIIKSAIRIPFSGKAVIDADFLLEKMDRIRAILPGELEEARSLLQEQQEMFNEANRAAQQIIDESKYQAARIIEHSEITKQAESVSKEIITKAEELAREIKLEANQYADELLTYMERVLREGLNSIQKGRSQLKELIDQDLR from the coding sequence ATGGAGCTATGGGACATACTGGATGAAATGGAAGAAATAATCAAGTCGGCCATTCGCATTCCCTTTTCCGGTAAGGCAGTGATTGATGCTGATTTTCTCTTGGAGAAAATGGACCGGATCCGGGCCATATTGCCGGGAGAGCTGGAGGAGGCCAGAAGCCTGTTACAGGAGCAGCAGGAGATGTTTAATGAGGCTAATCGGGCTGCGCAGCAGATTATTGATGAAAGCAAGTACCAAGCGGCGCGGATAATTGAGCATAGCGAGATTACCAAACAAGCGGAGAGCGTGTCCAAAGAGATCATCACCAAAGCGGAAGAGCTGGCACGCGAAATCAAACTCGAGGCCAACCAATACGCTGACGAGCTCCTGACTTACATGGAAAGGGTTTTAAGAGAAGGGCTGAACAGCATCCAAAAAGGAAGATCGCAACTGAAAGAGCTTATCGATCAGGATCTTCGTTGA
- the rpmB gene encoding 50S ribosomal protein L28: MAKCEICGKGIVFGKQYSHSHIRTNRKWKPNVQKVRILVDGQPQKTYVCTRCLRSGKVQRAI; the protein is encoded by the coding sequence GTGGCCAAGTGTGAAATCTGCGGCAAGGGAATTGTTTTTGGGAAGCAGTACAGCCACTCCCACATAAGAACCAACCGCAAATGGAAACCAAATGTGCAGAAAGTCCGAATTCTGGTTGACGGCCAACCCCAGAAGACATACGTATGTACCCGCTGTCTTCGTTCCGGCAAAGTTCAAAGAGCCATATAG
- the gpr gene encoding GPR endopeptidase, protein MNLDFYRAFSISVDLALEARDIIRGATGREIPGVEERVQQLPNGKVTTITIKDKNAEQVMGKPMGTYVTIEVQRLRFKDPEVQEEISQAVAQALTALMSAHLRPQSHVLIIGLGNWKATPDSLGPKTVEYIPVTRHLHKYAPEALITGMRPVSAVAPGVLGTTGIETVEIIKGIVQNVKCDLVVVIDALAAQSTERIGTSIQISNTGIQPGSGIGNPREPINHETLGIPVIAIGVPTVVSAATIANQAIQRYCQNTGAIFNQEISLNSIRAVLSYFGGSLTVTPKEIDDLIENTARIVSTGISYALFPGIPKESFGFYTS, encoded by the coding sequence ATGAACTTAGATTTCTATCGTGCTTTTTCAATCAGCGTGGACCTTGCACTCGAAGCACGCGATATCATACGGGGTGCAACCGGCAGGGAAATTCCTGGAGTAGAAGAAAGAGTACAGCAGCTTCCGAACGGAAAAGTTACAACCATTACTATTAAAGACAAAAACGCCGAACAGGTAATGGGCAAACCAATGGGAACCTACGTGACCATTGAGGTACAGCGCCTTCGCTTCAAAGACCCTGAAGTTCAAGAAGAGATCAGCCAGGCTGTTGCTCAAGCCTTAACCGCCCTAATGTCTGCTCATTTACGCCCCCAAAGCCACGTATTGATTATCGGATTGGGTAATTGGAAGGCAACGCCCGACTCCTTAGGCCCTAAAACCGTGGAATATATACCTGTTACCAGGCACTTGCATAAATATGCTCCGGAGGCTTTGATTACGGGAATGAGGCCCGTTTCAGCCGTAGCCCCCGGTGTTCTCGGCACCACCGGGATTGAAACCGTCGAAATAATCAAAGGTATCGTTCAAAATGTCAAGTGCGACTTAGTAGTAGTCATAGATGCCTTGGCTGCCCAAAGCACAGAACGAATTGGCACGAGTATTCAAATCTCTAACACAGGCATCCAGCCGGGTTCCGGAATCGGCAACCCTCGAGAACCGATTAATCATGAAACCTTAGGAATCCCGGTAATCGCTATAGGAGTGCCTACGGTCGTGAGCGCCGCCACTATCGCCAACCAAGCCATCCAACGATATTGCCAGAATACCGGGGCCATATTCAACCAAGAAATCAGCCTCAACTCCATTCGTGCCGTCTTGTCTTACTTTGGCGGGAGTCTAACTGTTACCCCCAAGGAAATCGATGACTTAATCGAAAACACCGCCCGCATAGTATCCACCGGTATAAGTTACGCTCTTTTCCCTGGCATTCCTAAGGAAAGCTTTGGTTTCTACACTTCTTAG
- the recG gene encoding ATP-dependent DNA helicase RecG, which produces MEVDLSYLEKSIRFIKGVGPGRFASLQRLGIESVWDMLWHVPRHYFDWAAAKGLDQIRVGQVNTVKGIVKSISLTKSARGTVVVKAWLEDGNAGIVAVWFNQRYIKQVLHPGIPILVTGKVNMIRGNPELWVSQYETLNSGSPAYRVGIVPFYPSTEGLNQRVLRSIAYQVVQEYAEKYPDIIDPVARKRIGLIDIESAIRNLHFPKNVLDVEPARRRLAFEELLLWQWNVRQLKNRARGELKGRGVAHLGGDELVEQVISALPFQLTKAQRRVLAEIRDDLTRPDPMNRLLQGDVGSGKTVVAALAAAKMAGDGYQIAFMAPTEILAVQHYNSLLRLVSRVPIRVALLTGKTPYSEKRKIVEMAKRHELDILVGTHALITDTVEFARLGLVVIDEQQRFGVKQRASLVGKGKGYPDTLVMSATPIPRTLALALCGDMDVSIIDEIPPGRKRVRTFFITEAAKSKLYQFIRRQVNKGRQVYIVCPLVEESEKQDLLAATSLQQELANCVFPELRVGLLHGRMKSPEKEAVAERFRQGLIDILVTTSVIEVGIDVANATVMVVEHAERFGLAQLHQLRGRVGRGGDQSYCILVGDPKTEEARARLKLMETTNDGFEIARADLEMRGPGDFWGVRQHGLPQFRVADLGRDTHLLKTVHREIAAGLTLNEDLAKALSRLHRMENKVNYNQ; this is translated from the coding sequence ATGGAGGTAGACCTGAGTTACTTAGAGAAATCTATTCGCTTTATTAAGGGTGTTGGACCAGGCCGCTTTGCTTCTTTACAGAGGTTGGGGATAGAGAGCGTCTGGGACATGCTGTGGCATGTTCCCAGACATTATTTTGACTGGGCTGCAGCCAAGGGCTTGGATCAGATTCGGGTGGGACAAGTGAATACCGTCAAAGGGATTGTTAAGAGCATCAGTTTGACCAAGTCAGCCCGGGGGACTGTTGTAGTGAAGGCTTGGCTGGAAGATGGGAACGCCGGGATCGTCGCCGTTTGGTTCAACCAAAGATACATCAAGCAAGTATTGCACCCCGGGATCCCTATTCTGGTAACAGGCAAGGTGAATATGATCCGGGGCAACCCAGAACTTTGGGTAAGTCAGTACGAGACTTTAAACAGCGGGAGTCCTGCCTATCGGGTTGGGATTGTGCCATTTTACCCTTCTACCGAGGGGTTGAACCAGAGGGTGTTACGTAGCATAGCTTACCAGGTGGTGCAGGAATATGCTGAAAAATATCCCGATATCATAGATCCGGTTGCTAGGAAAAGAATAGGATTGATCGATATTGAGTCTGCGATAAGAAACTTGCATTTCCCTAAAAATGTCCTAGACGTGGAACCGGCGCGGAGGCGGCTGGCTTTTGAAGAACTGCTCCTCTGGCAGTGGAACGTGAGACAGTTAAAGAATAGAGCGCGTGGTGAGTTGAAGGGACGGGGAGTAGCGCATCTTGGTGGTGATGAACTGGTTGAACAAGTGATATCTGCCTTGCCTTTTCAGCTGACTAAGGCCCAGCGTAGAGTGTTGGCAGAGATACGCGATGACCTAACTCGCCCCGACCCGATGAACAGGCTACTGCAGGGGGATGTAGGTTCGGGGAAAACTGTAGTAGCTGCTCTAGCCGCAGCTAAGATGGCCGGAGACGGTTATCAGATTGCTTTTATGGCTCCGACCGAGATACTGGCGGTTCAGCACTATAATTCCCTTCTGCGACTGGTGAGTCGCGTTCCCATAAGAGTGGCTTTGCTTACGGGCAAGACACCTTACAGCGAAAAGCGAAAGATCGTTGAAATGGCTAAAAGGCATGAACTCGACATCCTGGTAGGAACCCATGCGCTTATTACCGATACCGTGGAATTTGCTCGCTTGGGCCTGGTCGTGATCGATGAACAACAACGTTTTGGAGTAAAACAGAGGGCTTCCCTGGTAGGAAAAGGGAAGGGGTACCCCGACACTCTGGTTATGAGTGCTACTCCGATACCGCGCACCTTGGCTTTGGCCTTATGCGGGGACATGGACGTTTCTATCATCGATGAGATTCCTCCAGGGCGAAAGCGAGTCAGAACCTTCTTTATTACGGAAGCGGCGAAGAGCAAACTGTATCAATTTATCCGCCGCCAGGTTAATAAGGGACGGCAAGTTTACATTGTTTGTCCTCTGGTCGAAGAATCGGAGAAGCAAGACTTGTTGGCAGCTACAAGCTTGCAGCAAGAGCTTGCCAACTGTGTTTTTCCGGAGCTAAGGGTGGGTTTATTACACGGGCGCATGAAGAGCCCAGAGAAAGAAGCAGTGGCCGAAAGGTTCCGGCAGGGTCTGATCGATATCCTGGTCACGACCAGCGTCATAGAGGTCGGAATAGATGTTGCCAACGCTACCGTGATGGTGGTGGAACACGCGGAGAGGTTCGGATTGGCTCAACTTCACCAGTTGCGAGGAAGGGTTGGACGGGGAGGAGACCAGTCTTACTGCATACTGGTCGGTGACCCTAAGACCGAGGAAGCGAGAGCGAGGCTGAAGCTCATGGAAACTACGAATGACGGGTTCGAAATAGCCCGGGCGGATCTTGAGATGAGGGGGCCGGGGGATTTTTGGGGCGTGCGGCAGCACGGACTGCCCCAGTTTCGAGTAGCTGATTTGGGGCGAGACACCCATCTTTTAAAGACGGTTCACCGGGAGATAGCTGCGGGATTGACTCTTAACGAGGACTTAGCAAAGGCTTTGTCACGCTTACACCGAATGGAAAATAAAGTCAACTATAACCAATAA
- the ylbJ gene encoding sporulation integral membrane protein YlbJ, producing the protein MSYWYVPFGIIVTVLLAGFMIINPTLTIKSAADGIDLWFRLVLPALFPFFVASELLVQFGFVRLLGWLLEPITRPFFRLPGASSFVIVMGFTSGFPVGAFLTRRLLEEKLLNIKEAERLVSFTNNASPLFILETVAVGMFGLPEAGYILAGSHYLANLTVGFIWGRMASDSSEKSNSPGPQNQDRQASLLQVLRTCQNSHTSIGKIMGDSIRKAIASVVGVGGFIVMFSVITRMLQALGFIDLIAKFLQQAAVGLHLPYSLAYGLSIGLFEMTLGTKSITSSEASLLQQLVAVSAAMAWSGISIISQVMSIVSGTPIRLSFYLRSRLLQMLLASVFTYVAYHVILTKRLVEVFPRSLLMSPVHYNPSVGAYLFPLLAAGIVLLFACLLSGVVKYAVSRQR; encoded by the coding sequence TTGAGTTACTGGTACGTCCCGTTTGGGATCATCGTGACTGTTTTACTAGCTGGTTTTATGATAATCAACCCAACTCTTACCATCAAGTCCGCTGCCGACGGAATAGATCTTTGGTTTCGCCTGGTGCTCCCGGCCCTGTTTCCGTTTTTCGTTGCCAGTGAATTGCTGGTTCAGTTTGGGTTCGTCCGTTTGTTGGGTTGGCTTTTAGAACCGATTACCCGACCGTTCTTTCGCCTGCCGGGTGCCAGCTCGTTCGTCATCGTTATGGGATTCACCTCTGGGTTTCCGGTTGGAGCCTTCCTCACTCGCAGGTTACTGGAAGAAAAGTTGCTCAATATCAAGGAAGCAGAAAGACTAGTTTCGTTCACCAACAACGCCAGCCCGCTTTTCATTTTAGAGACAGTCGCGGTTGGAATGTTTGGATTGCCCGAAGCGGGATACATTCTGGCAGGCAGCCATTACTTGGCAAATCTGACCGTAGGCTTCATCTGGGGACGAATGGCCAGTGACTCCAGCGAAAAAAGTAACTCCCCCGGGCCTCAGAACCAGGATCGACAAGCTTCTTTACTCCAAGTGTTGCGGACTTGTCAAAACAGTCATACGAGCATCGGAAAAATTATGGGCGACTCTATCCGCAAGGCCATAGCCAGTGTAGTCGGCGTTGGCGGGTTTATCGTTATGTTCTCGGTTATTACCAGGATGCTGCAGGCTTTGGGTTTTATCGACCTTATCGCGAAGTTCCTGCAACAGGCGGCCGTTGGTTTGCATCTTCCATACTCACTGGCCTATGGTCTCAGCATCGGCCTGTTCGAAATGACGCTTGGAACCAAATCCATCACGTCGTCGGAAGCCTCCCTTTTGCAACAGCTGGTAGCAGTCAGTGCGGCTATGGCCTGGAGCGGCATATCCATCATTTCCCAGGTCATGAGCATAGTCTCTGGAACGCCCATCCGGCTCTCTTTCTATCTGCGCTCCCGACTCCTCCAAATGCTTCTGGCCTCTGTTTTTACCTACGTGGCCTACCATGTTATTTTGACAAAACGCCTGGTCGAGGTTTTTCCTCGCAGCCTATTGATGTCCCCAGTTCACTATAACCCGTCGGTAGGGGCTTATCTTTTCCCCTTGTTGGCAGCAGGTATCGTATTATTGTTCGCTTGCCTTTTGTCAGGTGTGGTTAAGTATGCAGTTTCCCGCCAACGTTAG
- a CDS encoding DAK2 domain-containing protein: MNLERMNGQDLANMLKAGCANLELHKEKVNAMNVFPVPDGDTGTNMYLTLVATVKEVEKEKSTSIGTVAQAMARGSLMGARGNSGVILSQVFRGMAKYLDGKEEITSLELGRALQAGCDTAYRAVMKPVEGTILTFVKEIARAAVTAAGSGLDIIGTLQAGLDQGRKTLAKTPQMLPILREAGVVDAGGQGLLYFLEGALNAWSFYESGQVVDVAKETGYVPQDVREAGKVDLEFRYCTEVLIQGQKLDQDAIRDRLLGIGDSLLVVGDDSLIKVHIHSNHPGKVLEACIEFGSLHDIKINNMQDESEERQRNLTEESNIIQDSWAEPKRRLGVVAVAAGTGINEIFKSLGVDQVVEGGQTMNPSTEELVRACEAVNAEQVIILPNNSNVILAAEQAKYLCQRRIEVVPTRSITEGMAALIAYDAEGDPEGVISAMKERMASIKSAEITYAVRDTVINGIDMKAGNIIGLVDGEVRVAGETVEAVVLNLLREIVDPDTHELITLIYGEHVAAEDAEALKTKVGETFPFCEVDLHFGGQPHYHYFISVE, encoded by the coding sequence TTGAACCTAGAACGAATGAACGGGCAAGATCTAGCTAACATGCTGAAAGCCGGTTGTGCAAACCTTGAGTTACATAAAGAAAAAGTCAACGCTATGAACGTTTTTCCGGTACCTGATGGAGATACGGGAACCAACATGTATTTGACCCTGGTAGCTACCGTCAAAGAGGTGGAAAAGGAAAAGAGCACGTCAATAGGTACGGTAGCTCAAGCTATGGCCAGGGGTTCTCTGATGGGAGCTCGTGGCAATTCTGGGGTAATACTATCCCAGGTTTTCAGGGGGATGGCTAAGTATCTCGACGGTAAAGAAGAGATTACTTCATTGGAACTTGGTAGGGCTTTGCAGGCAGGCTGTGACACAGCCTATCGAGCGGTTATGAAACCGGTAGAAGGTACCATCCTTACTTTTGTTAAAGAAATAGCCCGGGCAGCGGTGACCGCGGCTGGGAGTGGGCTTGATATAATTGGAACCTTACAGGCAGGCCTTGATCAAGGGAGAAAAACACTAGCCAAGACCCCGCAGATGTTGCCGATTCTAAGGGAAGCCGGGGTAGTAGATGCTGGAGGGCAGGGGCTTTTATATTTTCTTGAGGGAGCCTTGAACGCATGGAGCTTTTATGAAAGCGGGCAAGTAGTGGATGTAGCTAAAGAAACCGGCTATGTGCCTCAGGATGTACGGGAAGCAGGGAAGGTAGATCTCGAGTTTCGCTATTGTACTGAGGTGCTCATCCAGGGACAGAAACTCGACCAAGATGCTATCAGGGACAGGCTTTTAGGTATAGGGGATTCGCTTTTGGTGGTGGGGGATGATAGCCTGATAAAGGTGCATATTCATTCCAATCACCCGGGTAAAGTACTTGAGGCATGTATCGAATTTGGCAGCCTGCATGATATCAAGATTAATAACATGCAGGATGAAAGCGAGGAGCGCCAGCGTAACTTGACGGAGGAATCTAACATAATTCAGGATTCCTGGGCAGAACCAAAACGAAGGTTAGGAGTCGTGGCAGTAGCAGCAGGTACTGGCATAAATGAGATTTTTAAGAGCCTAGGGGTTGACCAGGTGGTCGAAGGAGGGCAGACCATGAACCCGAGTACGGAGGAGCTGGTTCGGGCCTGTGAAGCCGTTAATGCGGAGCAGGTAATCATTTTGCCTAATAACAGCAACGTAATCCTGGCGGCCGAACAAGCAAAATATCTGTGCCAGCGACGGATCGAAGTTGTTCCCACCAGAAGCATTACGGAAGGTATGGCAGCTCTTATCGCGTATGATGCTGAAGGTGATCCGGAAGGCGTGATTTCCGCTATGAAAGAAAGGATGGCCAGCATCAAGAGTGCGGAAATAACCTATGCGGTTCGGGATACGGTCATAAACGGGATTGACATGAAGGCAGGTAACATTATCGGGCTAGTTGATGGCGAGGTAAGAGTGGCAGGAGAAACCGTTGAGGCCGTAGTCTTGAACCTCCTCCGCGAGATAGTCGATCCTGATACCCATGAGCTGATTACCCTCATATACGGCGAACACGTTGCCGCCGAGGACGCGGAAGCGCTGAAGACGAAGGTTGGAGAGACTTTCCCTTTCTGTGAGGTTGATCTGCACTTTGGAGGCCAGCCTCATTACCACTACTTCATATCTGTCGAGTAG
- a CDS encoding S-methyl-5'-thioadenosine phosphorylase: MEKRADIGVFGGSGFYRMEGVEEIKIDTPFGAPSDKITLTTIGGKRVAFLPRHGKEHQLPPHMINFRANLWAMKELGVTRVIGPCAAGSLQPHIKPGDFVICDQFVDRTRGRKDTFYDGPITTHISTADPYCPELRELAIREARKLGITVHETGTVVVIQGPRFSTRAESKWFSSHGWEVINMTQYPECVLARELGMCYVNISLITDYDVGLEGNPDIAPVTHEQVIEVFKQNNDKLRTLLHGLIAAIPDEPGCNCYRHLLDGRLN; the protein is encoded by the coding sequence ATGGAAAAAAGAGCTGATATCGGAGTTTTTGGAGGATCCGGGTTTTACCGCATGGAAGGGGTAGAAGAGATAAAGATCGATACCCCGTTTGGAGCTCCTAGCGACAAAATAACCTTGACTACCATCGGTGGCAAACGGGTGGCATTCCTGCCTCGCCACGGCAAGGAACATCAACTCCCACCGCACATGATTAATTTTCGGGCCAACCTCTGGGCCATGAAAGAGCTGGGAGTCACCCGGGTAATAGGTCCCTGTGCCGCGGGAAGTCTTCAACCCCACATCAAACCTGGAGACTTCGTGATCTGCGACCAGTTTGTGGATCGCACGCGTGGTCGGAAAGACACCTTCTATGATGGTCCTATAACCACGCATATTTCGACTGCAGACCCATATTGTCCCGAACTACGGGAACTTGCGATAAGGGAAGCAAGAAAACTCGGTATCACGGTTCACGAAACGGGAACGGTCGTGGTCATTCAAGGCCCGCGGTTTTCGACCCGAGCGGAAAGCAAGTGGTTCTCCAGTCACGGCTGGGAAGTTATCAACATGACCCAGTACCCTGAGTGTGTGTTAGCCCGAGAACTCGGAATGTGCTATGTGAATATCTCCTTAATCACCGACTATGATGTCGGCTTAGAAGGAAATCCCGACATCGCACCCGTCACTCACGAGCAGGTCATCGAAGTGTTCAAACAAAACAACGACAAACTCCGTACCCTGCTCCACGGGTTGATAGCCGCCATACCCGATGAACCAGGATGCAACTGTTACCGTCACTTACTGGATGGAAGGCTGAACTGA
- a CDS encoding adenine phosphoribosyltransferase, giving the protein MFDHLREKIRDVPDFPTPGVIFKDITTLLKDGPAFKEVIDTLVERYRQRGIDAVVAIESRGYIFGAPLAAALGVGLIPVRKMGKLPAETISATYELEYGKETVEMHRDAILPGQKVLIVDDLLATGGTANAAKSLVEQLGGKVEGFAFLIELTFLKGRDKLTGYDVFTMITY; this is encoded by the coding sequence ATGTTCGATCACTTGAGAGAAAAGATCCGGGATGTTCCGGACTTTCCAACGCCAGGGGTAATTTTTAAGGATATCACCACTTTGTTGAAAGACGGGCCAGCTTTTAAAGAAGTCATTGACACTTTGGTTGAACGTTACCGGCAACGGGGGATAGATGCGGTAGTGGCTATCGAGTCCCGAGGCTATATCTTCGGAGCCCCCTTGGCTGCAGCCTTAGGGGTAGGACTGATTCCGGTTCGCAAGATGGGCAAGCTACCTGCCGAAACCATCAGCGCGACGTATGAATTAGAGTATGGAAAAGAGACGGTCGAGATGCACCGCGATGCTATTCTTCCCGGGCAGAAGGTTCTAATCGTCGATGACCTTTTGGCAACGGGTGGAACGGCGAATGCGGCTAAGTCGCTGGTAGAGCAACTCGGAGGTAAAGTAGAAGGCTTTGCCTTTCTGATTGAACTCACATTCCTGAAAGGGCGAGACAAGTTAACAGGTTATGATGTGTTCACGATGATCACGTATTAG
- a CDS encoding small, acid-soluble spore protein, alpha/beta type yields MEKQKDELRRLEDETSRMEKVKYEVSQEIGINQKKKKSQASETK; encoded by the coding sequence ATGGAGAAACAAAAGGATGAACTCCGGCGTCTTGAAGACGAAACATCGCGAATGGAAAAGGTTAAGTACGAGGTTTCCCAAGAAATCGGTATAAATCAAAAAAAGAAGAAGAGTCAGGCATCGGAAACTAAATAA
- a CDS encoding Asp23/Gls24 family envelope stress response protein, which yields MFLVAESELGKVDISREAVETVVGLATVDCYGLVGMVPRKWADGVSDILGRESVRKGVEVKEEEEGLIVDVFVVISYGTKISEVALNIMQKIRYVMQEVAGLRVARVNVNVQSVRVIKE from the coding sequence ATGTTCTTGGTTGCTGAGAGCGAGTTGGGTAAAGTGGATATCAGTAGAGAAGCCGTGGAGACAGTTGTAGGCCTGGCCACGGTCGATTGTTATGGCTTGGTGGGAATGGTTCCACGCAAGTGGGCAGATGGTGTCAGCGATATTCTGGGCCGCGAATCCGTGCGAAAAGGGGTTGAGGTCAAGGAAGAGGAAGAAGGGCTGATCGTGGATGTTTTCGTCGTAATCAGTTATGGGACTAAGATATCGGAGGTGGCCCTAAACATTATGCAGAAAATAAGGTACGTGATGCAGGAGGTTGCGGGGCTTAGGGTGGCAAGAGTCAACGTAAATGTTCAAAGTGTCAGGGTTATCAAGGAGTAG
- a CDS encoding stalk domain-containing protein has product MKTDVRRALVIFTVMAWLGMFFGYLPSAHAADNGLKIMINGSSIKVPAGDQAPFCLQGRTYVPLRVISEGLGARVEWRASTRQVVIYTPGAVVSPVAQPVLRNGNRSDIEVVINGQVLVIPPEYGRVMVTRLGRTVVPMRVIGQALGCQVTWDAATRTVFVTSNPVASDSTEDSTGGPNGGVDENADKTRLVQELASYHTNLKLSDGTVINTQDLTSKDISTFSEADLQLFQTALKELQKYTKEIQLPDGTVIPTWSLEIKGKSIATADQLKSWIQAETPRIQAKMEQNGRVFQPIPLELVDLYLQIGSEYGIRGDLAFCQAVKETEYFQFTGLVQSWQNNYCGLWATGSACTGQESLNGADPGMVKFQPGVHGAIFSSPAAGVEAHIQHLYAYATKESLPSGKVLCDPRFGLVARGSAPTWQGLNARWAVPGITYGQSIIQDYWLKALNR; this is encoded by the coding sequence GTGAAGACTGACGTGAGAAGAGCCTTGGTCATTTTCACTGTTATGGCCTGGTTGGGGATGTTTTTCGGTTATCTTCCTTCGGCTCACGCAGCCGATAACGGGCTTAAGATAATGATAAATGGTAGCTCGATAAAGGTGCCAGCGGGCGACCAGGCACCGTTTTGCCTGCAGGGACGTACATATGTCCCGCTCCGGGTTATTAGCGAAGGACTCGGAGCCCGGGTTGAATGGCGGGCAAGTACCAGGCAAGTGGTAATTTACACTCCAGGTGCTGTGGTTTCGCCAGTAGCCCAACCTGTTTTAAGGAACGGGAATCGGAGCGATATTGAGGTCGTAATAAATGGGCAGGTTCTGGTCATACCGCCTGAGTATGGCAGGGTAATGGTAACCAGGTTAGGGAGAACTGTGGTTCCTATGAGGGTCATCGGCCAGGCCCTGGGGTGTCAGGTGACCTGGGATGCTGCTACGCGGACCGTGTTTGTCACTTCTAATCCTGTGGCTTCCGATTCTACCGAGGATTCCACCGGGGGTCCTAACGGAGGGGTTGATGAAAACGCAGACAAGACGCGTTTGGTACAGGAACTAGCCAGCTATCATACCAACCTGAAGTTGTCGGACGGGACGGTAATCAATACACAGGATCTGACTTCGAAAGATATTTCCACGTTCAGCGAGGCTGACCTTCAGTTATTCCAGACGGCCTTGAAAGAGCTTCAGAAGTATACAAAAGAAATACAATTGCCCGACGGTACAGTTATTCCCACCTGGTCTCTGGAGATCAAAGGGAAGTCGATTGCTACTGCCGACCAGCTAAAATCCTGGATACAGGCAGAAACCCCGAGGATCCAGGCTAAGATGGAGCAGAACGGCCGGGTTTTCCAGCCGATACCGCTCGAGCTTGTAGATCTTTACCTCCAAATAGGTTCTGAATATGGAATCAGAGGCGATCTGGCTTTTTGCCAGGCGGTTAAGGAAACCGAGTACTTCCAGTTCACGGGTCTGGTTCAGTCGTGGCAGAATAACTACTGCGGGTTGTGGGCTACAGGCTCTGCTTGCACGGGGCAGGAATCCCTGAACGGGGCAGATCCTGGTATGGTAAAGTTCCAGCCTGGAGTGCACGGGGCCATATTCTCGTCGCCGGCTGCAGGGGTAGAAGCCCACATACAGCATCTCTACGCTTATGCAACCAAGGAATCATTACCATCAGGAAAGGTGCTGTGTGATCCCCGGTTTGGGCTGGTAGCCAGGGGAAGTGCTCCTACTTGGCAAGGATTAAATGCTCGCTGGGCAGTTCCGGGAATTACCTACGGGCAGAGCATAATCCAAGATTACTGGCTAAAAGCCTTAAACAGGTAA
- the rsmD gene encoding 16S rRNA (guanine(966)-N(2))-methyltransferase RsmD, with protein sequence MRVISGTARGKKLKAPPGFITRPLTDRIKEALFNVLGGEIEDARLLDVFAGSGQVGIEALSRGASYVVFVEKHPAAIRTIYANLDGCRFASGFEVLGMDVFRALRILVGRGKVFDVIYVDPPFDQPEIFVQVLQALDNNRLLAERGTLVIRVPRKHALPERLAFIAQFRIDVYGESALIYYRQREREEEL encoded by the coding sequence GTGCGAGTAATTTCGGGCACTGCTCGGGGCAAGAAACTAAAAGCTCCACCAGGGTTTATAACCCGCCCGCTTACGGATCGTATCAAAGAAGCCCTGTTCAATGTTTTGGGAGGGGAAATTGAAGACGCTAGGCTGTTAGATGTTTTTGCTGGAAGCGGGCAGGTTGGCATTGAAGCCCTGAGCCGTGGGGCCTCCTATGTCGTTTTTGTCGAAAAACACCCGGCCGCGATCAGGACGATTTATGCGAACCTTGACGGGTGTCGTTTTGCTTCCGGTTTTGAAGTATTAGGTATGGATGTTTTCAGAGCTTTGAGGATTCTGGTCGGGCGGGGAAAGGTTTTTGACGTTATATACGTGGACCCGCCGTTTGACCAGCCTGAGATATTTGTTCAAGTTCTTCAGGCTTTGGATAATAACCGTTTGTTAGCGGAAAGGGGGACGCTTGTAATCAGGGTACCTAGGAAACACGCTCTCCCTGAGCGACTTGCGTTTATTGCACAGTTTCGCATCGATGTTTACGGTGAGTCAGCCCTCATCTACTACAGGCAGCGGGAGAGAGAGGAGGAACTGTGA